A single window of Granulicella mallensis MP5ACTX8 DNA harbors:
- a CDS encoding GNAT family N-acetyltransferase, with protein sequence MGFARVFMSVDTRIPTVPPTVEPVTLRRATAADAAALALVGAATFLEAFTWMLPGADIVAHCAKNHTPEAYAAYLAKPDTRITMAVAGADVPVGYTMLTAPELPSFDVLPTDIELKRIYLFSRFRSSATPVAGHPGVRTAQALMDAAIADALALGRTRLLLGTHAGNERAIGFYRRNGFNEAGTRTFTVGTQVCCDLIFALDL encoded by the coding sequence ATGGGTTTTGCGAGAGTCTTTATGTCCGTCGATACCCGTATCCCCACCGTACCGCCCACCGTTGAGCCCGTCACCCTGCGCCGAGCCACAGCCGCCGATGCCGCCGCGCTCGCACTCGTCGGCGCCGCCACCTTTCTCGAAGCCTTTACCTGGATGCTGCCCGGCGCCGACATCGTCGCCCACTGCGCGAAGAATCACACGCCCGAAGCCTATGCCGCCTACCTCGCCAAACCCGATACCCGCATCACGATGGCCGTGGCTGGTGCGGACGTGCCCGTAGGCTACACCATGCTCACCGCGCCCGAGCTTCCCAGCTTCGACGTTCTGCCCACCGACATCGAGCTCAAGCGCATCTACCTGTTCTCGCGCTTCCGCTCGTCGGCTACCCCGGTCGCGGGGCACCCCGGTGTTCGCACGGCGCAGGCCCTCATGGACGCGGCCATCGCCGACGCCCTCGCCCTCGGACGCACCCGCCTGTTGCTCGGAACGCACGCCGGCAATGAGCGCGCCATTGGCTTCTATCGCCGCAATGGATTCAACGAGGCCGGGACCCGCACCTTCACCGTCGGCACGCAGGTCTGTTGCGACCTGATCTTTGCACTCGACCTGTAA